A region from the Vanessa tameamea isolate UH-Manoa-2023 chromosome 3, ilVanTame1 primary haplotype, whole genome shotgun sequence genome encodes:
- the LOC113397459 gene encoding uncharacterized protein LOC113397459 isoform X2 has translation MDPVGPWSAYASYNRLAGVQAGAASGDFHHHLASGGTGLGSQSVPSTTSQLLLQAAHTTASLAGQLGSSTASPFNPGGFLSPPAVGYDAVFSPLFHHANPKPAHYSSSLQAQHRQVIAQAQAAVASKQSSVETEISSLRENYSHQTLAAQGSTFFDQPSTPGSTTATGLSWQGTNQLPSPFGILPHESVVPSSPSPATTKASATYENFNAHFAAAQTLNNHLNSQISSTGKQTNRSGSPATASKQPASSSSSSTFFQSPSSFGNQTDNSYSTSGAKSGQLSSQQDYAGKLGFLAEQRANTASSVAPSSQQQNINSTSQDATSKIMEKKFNVPVTGPGSGFMASYLKFLQGERDTSPPPAGRGARKSTWSRTTNSNTNKSYTNDHNKSQCEANTTQQSANGAMASNNALNTGMSLSNPVMSSAANMSTTGLLGANQLHGVPSNILGSQAKNVELDDPRYYNLNKERKRKYDGSEEATYDADEEARRLNKPVLNVPSTPLNDKGKKGRTTTTMSKPTPSAVVAPQPAAPKKPRAPAPPPVASLQPAPQQQYYYQHQPDEVTAHTTGLAYGTYGPADNDANSNRKLHHIKSHQQISSSGQIDNNRPIEEMPYQSGEFVAIKSELNEMWPAIWRVDGKTLLQKYEPFEENGKVLYRNISTYAAWNPENKKLYTQVPVKVRSQSHLETIVELVRSELPLDDCNFIEKRMLETQMYQENFEVYIQTLISHALDPNFLTEIFQEQDEYFLSNVKTVDEVTETMRTRVSGAAGGGAGSSGARALDAAVATWPGLSVAAGSGVCRACARPAVARLLLYGQPYNPATLEPVQPDARLAYEKEFLVCTPCCGRVQLYSRISHQKYLMYAECSKRVAEKRMQNPSKDTTVILNELLADEVWLSQLFRDVRHSWAEAESWERKMRHAMSRQMI, from the exons ATGGATCCAGTAGGACCATGGTCAGCATATGCTTCGTACAATCGGCTAGCAGGAGTACAAGCTGGTGCTGCAAGTGGGGACTTTCATCATCATCTAGCAAGTGGTGGTACTGGATTGGGCAGTCAGTCTGTGCCTTCTACAACAAGCCAGTTACTTCTTCAAGCAGCTCACACAACGGCATCATTAGCAGGCCAACTAGGGTCATCAACTGCTTCTCCCTTTAATCCTGGTGGATTTCTCTCACCGCCTGCTGTGGGATATGATGCAGTATTCTCACCTTTGTTTCATCATGCAAATCCAAAACCAGCACATTATAGTTCATCACTTCAGGCTCAACATCGTCAAGTGATTGCACAAGCTCAAGCAGCAGTAGCATCAAAACAGTCTTCAGTGGAAACTGAAATATCTTCATTAAgagaaaattattcacatcaaACTTTAGCTGCACAAGGTTCTACGTTTTTTGATCAACCGTCAACTCCTGGTAGTACAACAGCAACAGGATTAAGTTGGCAAGGAACAAATCAACTTCCCAGTCCATTTGGAATTCTACCTCATGAAAGTGTTGTGCCTTCATCTCCAAGTCCTGCAACTACAAAGGCATCAGCGacatatgaaaattttaatgctCACTTTGCTGCTGCGCAAACTCTTAACAATCACCTCAACTCTCAAATTTCTAGTACTGGTAAACAAACCAATAGGTCTGGTTCACCTGCTACTGCATCTAAACAACCAGCATCTtcctcatcatcatcaacattttTTCAATCACCTTCATCTTTTGGAAATCAGACTGATAATTCATACAGTACAAGTGGTGCAAAAAGTGGTCAACTATCATCACAGCAGGATTATGCTGGAA AACTTGGTTTCCTTGCAGAACAACGGGCAAATACTGCATCGTCGGTAGCACCCTCTTCACAGCAGCAGAACATTAACAGCACTTCCCAAGACGCTACTTcaaaaataatggaaaaaaagTTCAATGTTCCAGTCACGGGCCCCGGTTCAGGTTTCATGGCttcttatttgaaatttttacaaGGAGAGCGGGATACATCTCCCCCGCCGGCCGGCAGAGGCGCCAGGAAATCGACTTGGTCGCGAACGACGAACAGTAACACGAACAAATCGTATACTAACGACCATAATAAGAGTCAGTGTGAGGCGAACACTACTCAACAAAGCGCCAACGGCGCAATGGCTTCCAATAATGCACTAAACACAGGTATGTCACTGAGCAACCCCGTCATGAGTTCCGCGGCGAATATGAGCACGACAGGTTTGTTAGGCGCTAACCAATTACACGGTGTGCCCTCGAATATTCTCGGCTCGCAAGCGAAAAATGTAGAGTTAGACGATCCCCGCTATTATAATCTCaacaaagaaagaaaaagaaaatacgaCGGGTCGGAGGAGGCCACCTACGACGCGGACGAGGAAGCCCGAAGGCTGAACAAGCCGGTGCTGAACGTGCCCAGTACGCCTCTGAACGACAAGGGCAAGAAAGGTCGCACGACGACGACGATGAGCAAGCCCACGCCGTCGGCGGTCGTGGCGCCTCAGCCGGCCGCGCCCAAGAAGCCACGAGCGCCTGCGCCGCCGCCCGTGGCGTCGCTGCAGCCCGCGCCGCAGCAGCAATATTATTACCAACACCAGCCCGACGAAG ttaCTGCGCACACAACGGGATTGGCTTATGGTACATACGGGCCAGCAGACAATGACGCTAACTCAAACAGGAAATTACACCATATAAAATCGCATCAGCAAATATCGAGCTCAGgacaaatagataataatagacCCATTGAAGAAATGCCCTATCAG TCTGGAGAATTTGTTGCGATAAAGAGTGAATTAAACGAGATGTGGCCGGCAATATGGAGAGTGGACGGAAAAACTCTACTGCAAAAGTACGAGCCTTTTGAAGAAAACGGAAAAGTGTTATACCGAAATATATCAACG tATGCTGCATGGAatcctgaaaataaaaaactttacacCCAAGTTCCTGTTAAAGTTCGATCACAATCTCATTTAGAAACAATAGTCGAATTAGTAAGAAGTGAGCTTCCGCTTGACgattgtaattttatagaaaagaGGATGTTAGAAACTCAAATGTATCAAGAGAATTTTGAAGTTTATATACAGACATTAATATCGCACGCATTGGATCCCAACTTCTTAACGGAAATATTTCAAGAACAAG ACGAATACTTCCTATCGAACGTGAAGACCGTGGACGAGGTGACGGAGACGATGCGCACGCGCGTgtcgggcgcggcgggcggcggcgcgggctcgagcggcgcgcgcgcgctggACGCGGCCGTGGCCACGTGGCCCGGCCTCAGCGTGGCGGCCGGCTCGGGCGTGTGTCGCGCCTGCGCGCGCCCCGCCGTGGCGCGCCTGCTGCTCTACGGCCAGCCCTACAACCCCGCCACGCTCGAGCCCGTGCAGCCCGACGCGAGACTCGCCTACGAAAAG GAATTCCTTGTATGTACGCCTTGTTGCGGGCGTGTGCAATTGTATTCAAGAATATCACATcaaaagtatttaatgtatGCCGAATGTAGTAAGCGAGTAGCAGAAAAAAGGATGCAGAACCCCAGCAAAGATACTACGGTTATTCTAAATGAATTACTAGCCGACGAAGTGTGGCTATCACAG TTGTTCCGGGACGTTCGGCACTCTTGGGCCGAAGCGGAGTCTTGGGAGCGCAAGATGCGACACGCAATGTCAAGACAAATGATTTAA
- the LOC113397459 gene encoding mucin-12-like isoform X1, translating to MDPVGPWSAYASYNRLAGVQAGAASGDFHHHLASGGTGLGSQSVPSTTSQLLLQAAHTTASLAGQLGSSTASPFNPGGFLSPPAVGYDAVFSPLFHHANPKPAHYSSSLQAQHRQVIAQAQAAVASKQSSVETEISSLRENYSHQTLAAQGSTFFDQPSTPGSTTATGLSWQGTNQLPSPFGILPHESVVPSSPSPATTKASATYENFNAHFAAAQTLNNHLNSQISSTGKQTNRSGSPATASKQPASSSSSSTFFQSPSSFGNQTDNSYSTSGAKSGQLSSQQDYAGSKSYSSSASNSSHSQQSCIVSTPSVTSASTPSKDYRPSSTAPSRPSASIYSSQSPKGATNEKNPRSSTGNSSGFVSPTSKPPLIQTKAQSKIYPELGSEQRKNCDSSDKLQPQSSPISYSIMDAPGRMNYSGSSGSSSKPNRIGSTQYSSTQSSSFRHYQSGNNVESEYHVRAKSSSSTDTGYSSSSSQNGPDCSVVVTRRQSPLQTAPQTSPLGHGSSPAYPMYHSPMNSINSPQQHGDHYSKVNTAPRSPLDASVSSRPPSQNSQVAYPSVITRALGIEQSKSYSENRYERNQNQNSSQSCWDNERQTNRKYNSNGNSSNTSSSNYNNSLSESNTHSEKSTSQSQSSSDRSLSDKHQHPYIDGSNVALQDLSSCRGDPMSIVKNLQTLQQSCQLQEVKASKSQTPLSSVPVTSKVVTRRKSVEKAPQTNMNEISNVVMADYLANRIPPPAHSSTSNQQQNGYFDFERWNLPPPPPKMFPGTSAFGSQAPLHASNFANQHQALAMQHGHALTYFPPFHLGPHPDFQSSVELTPLSSFSETPPSASSSSFSTPETREEEQPKVVVPNIEEELGFLAEQRANTASSVAPSSQQQNINSTSQDATSKIMEKKFNVPVTGPGSGFMASYLKFLQGERDTSPPPAGRGARKSTWSRTTNSNTNKSYTNDHNKSQCEANTTQQSANGAMASNNALNTGMSLSNPVMSSAANMSTTGLLGANQLHGVPSNILGSQAKNVELDDPRYYNLNKERKRKYDGSEEATYDADEEARRLNKPVLNVPSTPLNDKGKKGRTTTTMSKPTPSAVVAPQPAAPKKPRAPAPPPVASLQPAPQQQYYYQHQPDEVTAHTTGLAYGTYGPADNDANSNRKLHHIKSHQQISSSGQIDNNRPIEEMPYQSGEFVAIKSELNEMWPAIWRVDGKTLLQKYEPFEENGKVLYRNISTYAAWNPENKKLYTQVPVKVRSQSHLETIVELVRSELPLDDCNFIEKRMLETQMYQENFEVYIQTLISHALDPNFLTEIFQEQDEYFLSNVKTVDEVTETMRTRVSGAAGGGAGSSGARALDAAVATWPGLSVAAGSGVCRACARPAVARLLLYGQPYNPATLEPVQPDARLAYEKEFLVCTPCCGRVQLYSRISHQKYLMYAECSKRVAEKRMQNPSKDTTVILNELLADEVWLSQLFRDVRHSWAEAESWERKMRHAMSRQMI from the exons ATGGATCCAGTAGGACCATGGTCAGCATATGCTTCGTACAATCGGCTAGCAGGAGTACAAGCTGGTGCTGCAAGTGGGGACTTTCATCATCATCTAGCAAGTGGTGGTACTGGATTGGGCAGTCAGTCTGTGCCTTCTACAACAAGCCAGTTACTTCTTCAAGCAGCTCACACAACGGCATCATTAGCAGGCCAACTAGGGTCATCAACTGCTTCTCCCTTTAATCCTGGTGGATTTCTCTCACCGCCTGCTGTGGGATATGATGCAGTATTCTCACCTTTGTTTCATCATGCAAATCCAAAACCAGCACATTATAGTTCATCACTTCAGGCTCAACATCGTCAAGTGATTGCACAAGCTCAAGCAGCAGTAGCATCAAAACAGTCTTCAGTGGAAACTGAAATATCTTCATTAAgagaaaattattcacatcaaACTTTAGCTGCACAAGGTTCTACGTTTTTTGATCAACCGTCAACTCCTGGTAGTACAACAGCAACAGGATTAAGTTGGCAAGGAACAAATCAACTTCCCAGTCCATTTGGAATTCTACCTCATGAAAGTGTTGTGCCTTCATCTCCAAGTCCTGCAACTACAAAGGCATCAGCGacatatgaaaattttaatgctCACTTTGCTGCTGCGCAAACTCTTAACAATCACCTCAACTCTCAAATTTCTAGTACTGGTAAACAAACCAATAGGTCTGGTTCACCTGCTACTGCATCTAAACAACCAGCATCTtcctcatcatcatcaacattttTTCAATCACCTTCATCTTTTGGAAATCAGACTGATAATTCATACAGTACAAGTGGTGCAAAAAGTGGTCAACTATCATCACAGCAGGATTATGCTGGAAGTAAGTCCTATTCAAGTTCTGCAAGTAACTCTTCTCACTCTCAGCAATCGTGTATTGTGTCAACTCCATCAGTAACCTCTGCCTCCACACCTAGTAAAGATTACCGTCCTTCCTCCACAGCACCCTCAAGACCCTCTGCCTCGATATATAGTTCCCAATCTCCTAAAGGTGCTACTAATGAAAAGAATCCTCGTAGCTCCACTGGTAATAGTAGTGGTTTTGTTTCTCCCACATCTAAGCCACCATTAATACAAACAAAAgcacaaagtaaaatatatccaGAACTAGGTAGTGAACAAAGAAAAAATTGTGATTCAAGTGATAAACTTCAACCCCAATCCAGCCCTATAAGTTACTCTATAATGGATGCTCCTGGGAGAATGAACTATAGTGGAAGTAGTGGAAGCTCTTCCAAGCCTAATAGAATTGGTTCTACTCAGTATTCATCCACACAGAGTTCAAGTTTTAGGCATTATCAAAGTGGTAACAATGTTGAGTCAGAGTATCATGTTCGAGCAAAGAGTAGCTCTAGTACAGATACTGGCTATTCAAGCAGCAGTTCCCAAAATGGTCCAGATTGTAGTGTTGTAGTTACTAGAAGGCAAAGTCCTTTACAAACAGCCCCTCAAACGTCTCCATTGGGGCATGGTTCTAGTCCTGCATATCCTATGTATCATAGTCCTATGAATTCTATAAATTCGCCACAGCAACATGGAGATCATTATAGTAAAGTTAATACTGCACCAAGGTCACCACTTGATGCCTCTGTTTCTTCCCGACCCCCTTCACAAAATAGTCAAGTGGCCTACCCTTCTGTTATTACCAGAGCATTAGGTATAGAACAAAGTAAATCTTATAGTGAAAATAGATATGAgcgtaatcaaaatcaaaattccaGCCAAAGTTGTTGGGACAATGAAAGACAAACAAACAGAAAATACAATAGTAATGGTAATAGTAGTAATACCAGTTCTagtaattacaataatagtttATCTGAAAGCAATACTCACAGTGAAAAGTCAACGTCTCAATCTCAAAGTTCCTCAGATAGAAGTTTATCTGATAAACACCAACACCCCTATATTGATGGTAGTAATGTAGCTTTGCAAGATCTTTCCAGCTGTCGTGGTGACCCTATGAGTATAGTTAAAAACTTACAAACTTTACAACAGAGTTGTCAATTACAAGAAGTTAAAGCTTCCAAAAGTCAAACACCACTATCAAGTGTACCAGTGACTAGTAAAGTTGTTACTCGGCGAAAAAGTGTAGAAAAAGCTCCTCAAACAAATATGAATGAAATCTCAAATGTTGTAATGGCTGATTATTTAGCAAATAGGATTCCACCCCCGGCACATAGTTCTACTAGTAACCAACAACAAAatggttattttgattttgaaagatGGAATCTCCCACCACCACCCCCTAAAATGTTCCCTGGCACGTCTGCATTTGGATCTCAAGCTCCACTGCATGCTTCAAATTTTGCAAACCAACATCAAGCTCTAGCGATGCAACATGGACATGCACTTACTTATTTTCCCCCTTTCCATCTAGGTCCTCATCCTGATTTCCAATCCTCGGTGGAGTTAACACCATTATCATCGTTTAGCGAGACTCCACCTTCGGCTTCCTCATCATCTTTTTCGACACCAGAAACTCGTGAGGAGGAACAGCCTAAGGTGGTAGTACCTAATATAGAAGAAGAACTTGGTTTCCTTGCAGAACAACGGGCAAATACTGCATCGTCGGTAGCACCCTCTTCACAGCAGCAGAACATTAACAGCACTTCCCAAGACGCTACTTcaaaaataatggaaaaaaagTTCAATGTTCCAGTCACGGGCCCCGGTTCAGGTTTCATGGCttcttatttgaaatttttacaaGGAGAGCGGGATACATCTCCCCCGCCGGCCGGCAGAGGCGCCAGGAAATCGACTTGGTCGCGAACGACGAACAGTAACACGAACAAATCGTATACTAACGACCATAATAAGAGTCAGTGTGAGGCGAACACTACTCAACAAAGCGCCAACGGCGCAATGGCTTCCAATAATGCACTAAACACAGGTATGTCACTGAGCAACCCCGTCATGAGTTCCGCGGCGAATATGAGCACGACAGGTTTGTTAGGCGCTAACCAATTACACGGTGTGCCCTCGAATATTCTCGGCTCGCAAGCGAAAAATGTAGAGTTAGACGATCCCCGCTATTATAATCTCaacaaagaaagaaaaagaaaatacgaCGGGTCGGAGGAGGCCACCTACGACGCGGACGAGGAAGCCCGAAGGCTGAACAAGCCGGTGCTGAACGTGCCCAGTACGCCTCTGAACGACAAGGGCAAGAAAGGTCGCACGACGACGACGATGAGCAAGCCCACGCCGTCGGCGGTCGTGGCGCCTCAGCCGGCCGCGCCCAAGAAGCCACGAGCGCCTGCGCCGCCGCCCGTGGCGTCGCTGCAGCCCGCGCCGCAGCAGCAATATTATTACCAACACCAGCCCGACGAAG ttaCTGCGCACACAACGGGATTGGCTTATGGTACATACGGGCCAGCAGACAATGACGCTAACTCAAACAGGAAATTACACCATATAAAATCGCATCAGCAAATATCGAGCTCAGgacaaatagataataatagacCCATTGAAGAAATGCCCTATCAG TCTGGAGAATTTGTTGCGATAAAGAGTGAATTAAACGAGATGTGGCCGGCAATATGGAGAGTGGACGGAAAAACTCTACTGCAAAAGTACGAGCCTTTTGAAGAAAACGGAAAAGTGTTATACCGAAATATATCAACG tATGCTGCATGGAatcctgaaaataaaaaactttacacCCAAGTTCCTGTTAAAGTTCGATCACAATCTCATTTAGAAACAATAGTCGAATTAGTAAGAAGTGAGCTTCCGCTTGACgattgtaattttatagaaaagaGGATGTTAGAAACTCAAATGTATCAAGAGAATTTTGAAGTTTATATACAGACATTAATATCGCACGCATTGGATCCCAACTTCTTAACGGAAATATTTCAAGAACAAG ACGAATACTTCCTATCGAACGTGAAGACCGTGGACGAGGTGACGGAGACGATGCGCACGCGCGTgtcgggcgcggcgggcggcggcgcgggctcgagcggcgcgcgcgcgctggACGCGGCCGTGGCCACGTGGCCCGGCCTCAGCGTGGCGGCCGGCTCGGGCGTGTGTCGCGCCTGCGCGCGCCCCGCCGTGGCGCGCCTGCTGCTCTACGGCCAGCCCTACAACCCCGCCACGCTCGAGCCCGTGCAGCCCGACGCGAGACTCGCCTACGAAAAG GAATTCCTTGTATGTACGCCTTGTTGCGGGCGTGTGCAATTGTATTCAAGAATATCACATcaaaagtatttaatgtatGCCGAATGTAGTAAGCGAGTAGCAGAAAAAAGGATGCAGAACCCCAGCAAAGATACTACGGTTATTCTAAATGAATTACTAGCCGACGAAGTGTGGCTATCACAG TTGTTCCGGGACGTTCGGCACTCTTGGGCCGAAGCGGAGTCTTGGGAGCGCAAGATGCGACACGCAATGTCAAGACAAATGATTTAA
- the LOC113397459 gene encoding uncharacterized protein LOC113397459 isoform X3, whose product MDPVGPWSAYASYNRLAGVQAGAASGDFHHHLASGGTGLGSQSVPSTTSQLLLQAAHTTASLAGQLGSSTASPFNPGGFLSPPAVGYDAVFSPLFHHANPKPAHYSSSLQAQHRQVIAQAQAAVASKQSSVETEISSLRENYSHQTLAAQGSTFFDQPSTPGSTTATGLSWQGTNQLPSPFGILPHESVVPSSPSPATTKASATYENFNAHFAAAQTLNNHLNSQISSTGKQTNRSGSPATASKQPASSSSSSTFFQSPSSFGNQTDNSYSTSGAKSGQLSSQQDYAGKQRANTASSVAPSSQQQNINSTSQDATSKIMEKKFNVPVTGPGSGFMASYLKFLQGERDTSPPPAGRGARKSTWSRTTNSNTNKSYTNDHNKSQCEANTTQQSANGAMASNNALNTGMSLSNPVMSSAANMSTTGLLGANQLHGVPSNILGSQAKNVELDDPRYYNLNKERKRKYDGSEEATYDADEEARRLNKPVLNVPSTPLNDKGKKGRTTTTMSKPTPSAVVAPQPAAPKKPRAPAPPPVASLQPAPQQQYYYQHQPDEVTAHTTGLAYGTYGPADNDANSNRKLHHIKSHQQISSSGQIDNNRPIEEMPYQSGEFVAIKSELNEMWPAIWRVDGKTLLQKYEPFEENGKVLYRNISTYAAWNPENKKLYTQVPVKVRSQSHLETIVELVRSELPLDDCNFIEKRMLETQMYQENFEVYIQTLISHALDPNFLTEIFQEQDEYFLSNVKTVDEVTETMRTRVSGAAGGGAGSSGARALDAAVATWPGLSVAAGSGVCRACARPAVARLLLYGQPYNPATLEPVQPDARLAYEKEFLVCTPCCGRVQLYSRISHQKYLMYAECSKRVAEKRMQNPSKDTTVILNELLADEVWLSQLFRDVRHSWAEAESWERKMRHAMSRQMI is encoded by the exons ATGGATCCAGTAGGACCATGGTCAGCATATGCTTCGTACAATCGGCTAGCAGGAGTACAAGCTGGTGCTGCAAGTGGGGACTTTCATCATCATCTAGCAAGTGGTGGTACTGGATTGGGCAGTCAGTCTGTGCCTTCTACAACAAGCCAGTTACTTCTTCAAGCAGCTCACACAACGGCATCATTAGCAGGCCAACTAGGGTCATCAACTGCTTCTCCCTTTAATCCTGGTGGATTTCTCTCACCGCCTGCTGTGGGATATGATGCAGTATTCTCACCTTTGTTTCATCATGCAAATCCAAAACCAGCACATTATAGTTCATCACTTCAGGCTCAACATCGTCAAGTGATTGCACAAGCTCAAGCAGCAGTAGCATCAAAACAGTCTTCAGTGGAAACTGAAATATCTTCATTAAgagaaaattattcacatcaaACTTTAGCTGCACAAGGTTCTACGTTTTTTGATCAACCGTCAACTCCTGGTAGTACAACAGCAACAGGATTAAGTTGGCAAGGAACAAATCAACTTCCCAGTCCATTTGGAATTCTACCTCATGAAAGTGTTGTGCCTTCATCTCCAAGTCCTGCAACTACAAAGGCATCAGCGacatatgaaaattttaatgctCACTTTGCTGCTGCGCAAACTCTTAACAATCACCTCAACTCTCAAATTTCTAGTACTGGTAAACAAACCAATAGGTCTGGTTCACCTGCTACTGCATCTAAACAACCAGCATCTtcctcatcatcatcaacattttTTCAATCACCTTCATCTTTTGGAAATCAGACTGATAATTCATACAGTACAAGTGGTGCAAAAAGTGGTCAACTATCATCACAGCAGGATTATGCTGGAA AACAACGGGCAAATACTGCATCGTCGGTAGCACCCTCTTCACAGCAGCAGAACATTAACAGCACTTCCCAAGACGCTACTTcaaaaataatggaaaaaaagTTCAATGTTCCAGTCACGGGCCCCGGTTCAGGTTTCATGGCttcttatttgaaatttttacaaGGAGAGCGGGATACATCTCCCCCGCCGGCCGGCAGAGGCGCCAGGAAATCGACTTGGTCGCGAACGACGAACAGTAACACGAACAAATCGTATACTAACGACCATAATAAGAGTCAGTGTGAGGCGAACACTACTCAACAAAGCGCCAACGGCGCAATGGCTTCCAATAATGCACTAAACACAGGTATGTCACTGAGCAACCCCGTCATGAGTTCCGCGGCGAATATGAGCACGACAGGTTTGTTAGGCGCTAACCAATTACACGGTGTGCCCTCGAATATTCTCGGCTCGCAAGCGAAAAATGTAGAGTTAGACGATCCCCGCTATTATAATCTCaacaaagaaagaaaaagaaaatacgaCGGGTCGGAGGAGGCCACCTACGACGCGGACGAGGAAGCCCGAAGGCTGAACAAGCCGGTGCTGAACGTGCCCAGTACGCCTCTGAACGACAAGGGCAAGAAAGGTCGCACGACGACGACGATGAGCAAGCCCACGCCGTCGGCGGTCGTGGCGCCTCAGCCGGCCGCGCCCAAGAAGCCACGAGCGCCTGCGCCGCCGCCCGTGGCGTCGCTGCAGCCCGCGCCGCAGCAGCAATATTATTACCAACACCAGCCCGACGAAG ttaCTGCGCACACAACGGGATTGGCTTATGGTACATACGGGCCAGCAGACAATGACGCTAACTCAAACAGGAAATTACACCATATAAAATCGCATCAGCAAATATCGAGCTCAGgacaaatagataataatagacCCATTGAAGAAATGCCCTATCAG TCTGGAGAATTTGTTGCGATAAAGAGTGAATTAAACGAGATGTGGCCGGCAATATGGAGAGTGGACGGAAAAACTCTACTGCAAAAGTACGAGCCTTTTGAAGAAAACGGAAAAGTGTTATACCGAAATATATCAACG tATGCTGCATGGAatcctgaaaataaaaaactttacacCCAAGTTCCTGTTAAAGTTCGATCACAATCTCATTTAGAAACAATAGTCGAATTAGTAAGAAGTGAGCTTCCGCTTGACgattgtaattttatagaaaagaGGATGTTAGAAACTCAAATGTATCAAGAGAATTTTGAAGTTTATATACAGACATTAATATCGCACGCATTGGATCCCAACTTCTTAACGGAAATATTTCAAGAACAAG ACGAATACTTCCTATCGAACGTGAAGACCGTGGACGAGGTGACGGAGACGATGCGCACGCGCGTgtcgggcgcggcgggcggcggcgcgggctcgagcggcgcgcgcgcgctggACGCGGCCGTGGCCACGTGGCCCGGCCTCAGCGTGGCGGCCGGCTCGGGCGTGTGTCGCGCCTGCGCGCGCCCCGCCGTGGCGCGCCTGCTGCTCTACGGCCAGCCCTACAACCCCGCCACGCTCGAGCCCGTGCAGCCCGACGCGAGACTCGCCTACGAAAAG GAATTCCTTGTATGTACGCCTTGTTGCGGGCGTGTGCAATTGTATTCAAGAATATCACATcaaaagtatttaatgtatGCCGAATGTAGTAAGCGAGTAGCAGAAAAAAGGATGCAGAACCCCAGCAAAGATACTACGGTTATTCTAAATGAATTACTAGCCGACGAAGTGTGGCTATCACAG TTGTTCCGGGACGTTCGGCACTCTTGGGCCGAAGCGGAGTCTTGGGAGCGCAAGATGCGACACGCAATGTCAAGACAAATGATTTAA